In Catenulispora sp. MAP5-51, a single genomic region encodes these proteins:
- a CDS encoding FAD-dependent monooxygenase, with product MKNVVQSESAPDGPVLVTVAADAGYSGADAGVTARSARVIGADGAHSMIKHAAGIGFPGNPPSTFSFVADVALAEPLTEGQFFWRHDVGLVGVVRLPGGICRVFGVEAGDVGLTAEEVRRRQGEPFTFEGLCGATQRVCGTDFGLRTATSLARASNSSRYAEHYRLGRVLLAGDAAHVHLPAGGQGLNVGLQDATNMAWKLAAEVAGRAPDRVIGGEAAYGVERRLVAHRLLDDTLAQDALMHTFSPAGQALREKFSGFVARRGEASEELAGWLSGLAVHYPQVNGSHPLIGTKAPDAILGGQGLLRSLRPGRFLLLDFGGSSSDLAGMAGTRVEVRAARQHSGEWAAVHAALIRPDGHVAYAADALEATVGDLAGELAAAVDARTRHMAHDAHPASA from the coding sequence GTGAAGAACGTCGTGCAGAGCGAGTCGGCGCCCGACGGGCCAGTGCTCGTCACGGTGGCTGCCGACGCCGGCTACAGTGGCGCCGACGCGGGCGTGACGGCACGGTCGGCACGCGTCATCGGCGCCGACGGCGCGCACAGCATGATCAAGCACGCTGCGGGGATCGGGTTCCCCGGCAACCCGCCCTCGACGTTCAGCTTCGTCGCAGACGTCGCACTCGCCGAACCGCTGACCGAGGGCCAGTTCTTCTGGCGCCACGACGTGGGCCTGGTTGGCGTCGTACGGTTGCCCGGCGGCATCTGCCGGGTGTTCGGAGTCGAGGCCGGCGATGTCGGGCTGACTGCGGAGGAGGTGCGGCGCCGGCAGGGGGAGCCGTTCACGTTCGAGGGGTTGTGCGGCGCTACGCAGCGCGTGTGCGGCACGGACTTCGGCCTTCGCACCGCGACGTCCCTGGCCAGGGCGAGCAACAGCAGCCGATACGCGGAGCACTACCGCCTCGGCCGGGTTCTGCTCGCTGGCGATGCCGCGCACGTGCACCTGCCAGCGGGCGGCCAGGGGCTGAACGTTGGCCTGCAGGACGCGACGAACATGGCGTGGAAGCTGGCCGCCGAAGTGGCCGGCCGGGCCCCGGACCGCGTGATCGGCGGCGAGGCCGCATACGGCGTCGAGCGCCGCCTGGTCGCGCACCGCCTGCTGGACGACACCCTGGCGCAGGACGCGCTGATGCACACCTTCAGCCCCGCGGGCCAGGCACTGCGCGAGAAGTTCAGCGGTTTCGTCGCCCGACGCGGCGAGGCGTCCGAGGAGCTGGCGGGCTGGCTCTCCGGACTCGCGGTCCACTACCCGCAGGTCAACGGAAGCCACCCGTTGATCGGGACGAAGGCGCCGGACGCGATCCTCGGCGGGCAGGGCCTGCTGCGATCGCTGCGCCCAGGCCGCTTCCTGCTGCTCGACTTCGGCGGCAGCAGCAGCGACCTGGCCGGAATGGCCGGCACCCGCGTCGAGGTGCGCGCCGCGCGGCAGCACAGCGGCGAGTGGGCAGCCGTGCATGCCGCACTGATCCGGCCGGATGGCCACGTCGCGTACGCTGCTGACGCGCTTGAGGCCACGGTCGGGGACCTGGCCGGAGAACTGGCCGCCGCCGTCGACGCCCGGACCCGGCACATGGCGCACGACGCGCACCCCGCATCGGCATGA
- a CDS encoding MarR family winged helix-turn-helix transcriptional regulator, whose product MRTTPAHCLSAGHLMAQLQLAFGAITNRVARLEAKGWLTRDLDPNDRRSVLVTLIPAGYERALEVFSIKTDTEFSLLSSIPLDAQRRINDELRTVLIVLAGPA is encoded by the coding sequence ATCCGCACTACCCCCGCCCACTGCCTGTCCGCCGGCCACCTGATGGCCCAACTGCAACTAGCCTTCGGCGCAATCACCAACCGCGTCGCCCGCCTAGAGGCCAAAGGCTGGCTGACCCGCGACCTCGACCCGAACGACCGCCGTTCGGTACTGGTGACCCTGATCCCGGCTGGCTACGAACGGGCGCTCGAGGTCTTCTCCATCAAAACGGACACCGAATTCTCGCTACTGTCCTCGATTCCCCTGGACGCCCAGCGGCGGATCAACGACGAGCTGCGAACTGTGCTCATCGTGTTGGCGGGCCCGGCCTGA
- a CDS encoding snapalysin family zinc-dependent metalloprotease yields MRTRPTARAFTLGACVLLPLAAAPVSMAASSQPARTPQASVRTVYYEDSRAGTWTTDVATATAVWNSSVNDVKFVKATSAHPATVHLVATSGWPQTTTSRPGTGTVDLGQEAVSEGYSPPRITAHELGHILGLPDNYNGDCAALMSGHSAGTSCTNDHPDASEIAAVESIFSGGFSSYPLVRVYRDVPTTPSALVHH; encoded by the coding sequence ATGCGTACCAGACCCACTGCGCGCGCGTTCACCCTCGGTGCGTGCGTACTGCTCCCGCTCGCGGCAGCTCCCGTCAGCATGGCCGCGTCGTCCCAGCCCGCTCGGACGCCGCAGGCCTCAGTCCGCACCGTGTACTACGAGGACAGTCGTGCCGGCACGTGGACGACGGACGTGGCCACGGCCACGGCGGTGTGGAACAGCAGCGTCAACGACGTCAAGTTCGTCAAGGCCACCAGTGCGCACCCGGCGACCGTGCACCTGGTCGCCACCAGCGGGTGGCCGCAGACCACGACGAGCCGCCCCGGCACGGGCACCGTGGACCTCGGCCAGGAGGCGGTGTCCGAGGGCTACTCCCCACCGCGGATCACCGCACACGAACTCGGCCACATACTCGGCCTTCCCGACAACTACAACGGCGACTGCGCAGCTCTGATGTCCGGCCACAGCGCTGGCACCTCGTGCACGAACGACCACCCCGACGCGTCAGAGATCGCTGCCGTGGAGTCGATCTTCTCCGGCGGGTTCAGCTCATACCCGCTGGTGCGCGTGTACCGTGACGTCCCCACCACGCCCTCCGCGCTCGTCCACCACTGA